The proteins below come from a single Desulfonatronovibrio hydrogenovorans DSM 9292 genomic window:
- a CDS encoding type II 3-dehydroquinate dehydratase: MALEKYSVLVVNGPNLGYLGQRDTGVYGTRGMDELSAILKKDHPGLLDRVELDFFQANGEGRIIDRLESAWQNKTRGMVINPGALTHTSLALADCLGWIKIPFVEVHLSNIWSRDRIRQQSLTARHALGVVAGFGIMSYIYGLQAVVDCLDANNTIAEDE, translated from the coding sequence ATGGCTTTAGAAAAGTATTCCGTGCTGGTGGTGAACGGACCCAACCTCGGGTACCTTGGTCAAAGGGATACTGGTGTTTACGGGACCAGGGGCATGGATGAACTTTCTGCAATCCTCAAGAAAGACCATCCAGGGCTGCTGGACAGGGTAGAGCTGGATTTTTTTCAGGCCAACGGCGAAGGGCGGATCATCGACAGACTTGAAAGTGCCTGGCAGAATAAAACCAGAGGAATGGTGATCAATCCCGGAGCATTGACCCATACCAGTCTGGCTCTGGCAGACTGCCTCGGCTGGATCAAGATTCCCTTTGTTGAAGTCCATCTGAGCAACATCTGGAGCAGGGACCGGATCAGGCAGCAAAGCCTGACTGCCCGCCACGCCCTCGGGGTGGTTGCCGGATTCGGGATCATGAGTTATATCTATGGATTACAGGCTGTTGTGGATTGCCTGGATGCCAACAATACCATTGCGGAGGATGAATAA
- the yihA gene encoding ribosome biogenesis GTP-binding protein YihA/YsxC, with translation MRELILEKTAYTADQLSGNNLPQVALAGRSNVGKSSLINTLGQRRGLAKISSTPGKTRSINFYLVKPENFYLVDLPGYGYAKRSKSERENWGLLIQGYLEDNPYLKSVVLLIDSRIPPQVMDMELAQYIRSLNLGLIPVLTKTDKCKQKQISDTSATWSGILGFSRGPVIFSSKTGKGKDTLWARILAGTGL, from the coding sequence ATGCGCGAACTGATTCTGGAAAAAACAGCCTACACCGCTGATCAGCTGTCTGGCAACAACCTGCCTCAGGTAGCTTTGGCCGGGAGATCCAATGTCGGCAAGTCATCCCTCATCAACACCCTTGGACAACGAAGGGGCCTGGCCAAGATCAGCTCCACCCCAGGAAAAACCAGGAGCATCAATTTTTACCTGGTCAAGCCTGAAAACTTTTACCTGGTTGATCTGCCCGGATATGGATATGCCAAGCGCTCAAAATCCGAACGGGAAAACTGGGGACTGCTCATCCAGGGTTATCTTGAAGACAACCCCTACCTCAAGTCCGTGGTCCTGCTCATTGACTCCCGGATCCCGCCTCAGGTCATGGACATGGAACTGGCCCAGTACATCCGCTCTCTCAACCTCGGGCTGATACCGGTCCTGACCAAAACAGACAAATGCAAACAAAAGCAGATCAGCGACACCAGCGCCACCTGGTCCGGAATCCTGGGGTTCAGCCGGGGGCCGGTGATCTTTTCATCCAAAACCGGTAAAGGCAAAGACACCCTGTGGGCCAGGATTCTGGCCGGTACTGGGCTTTGA
- a CDS encoding LptF/LptG family permease translates to MFTILNRYLFKQNLFLMLIILFSGIAIYLIVDFLTRMNAIVDSGIPMGTALMYFLYKIPLIIAQIMPAIFMLAVIVQVALMFQSNEMVALETNSISFVRPAGFFIVYSLLFFIALLFFSETMGIKGYQETKTIWDVDIRQRDVADRGIEDLWFKEGQTIVFAEKAWPKRGEGRGITVYQLDGSDRIREVIQAGRFTARPGEWILENPVIIRTHEFQKLEKDTHELVLKTDLSSFSAMASRLPYESLSIFTLGGIISDLRESGSNVERLATAWHSKIAYAFALVVMTILALALATLIRNIYALVTLSLVIVFLYYTVYVFGVSYAEEGIIAPVLGAWLANIVFGVLGLGQILWSERN, encoded by the coding sequence ATGTTCACCATACTTAACAGATATCTTTTCAAGCAGAACCTTTTTTTGATGCTGATCATCCTGTTTTCCGGGATAGCCATCTACCTGATTGTGGATTTTTTGACCAGGATGAACGCCATAGTTGACTCAGGGATTCCCATGGGAACAGCCCTGATGTATTTTCTTTACAAAATACCGCTGATCATCGCCCAGATCATGCCGGCCATATTCATGCTGGCAGTCATAGTCCAGGTTGCTCTGATGTTTCAGAGCAATGAAATGGTTGCCCTGGAAACCAACTCTATTTCCTTTGTCAGACCGGCCGGTTTTTTCATTGTTTATTCCCTGCTGTTTTTTATTGCTTTGCTCTTTTTTTCCGAAACCATGGGTATAAAAGGGTATCAGGAGACCAAAACCATCTGGGATGTGGACATCCGGCAAAGGGACGTTGCTGACCGGGGCATTGAAGATCTCTGGTTCAAAGAGGGACAGACCATAGTTTTTGCAGAAAAGGCCTGGCCAAAGAGGGGTGAAGGCAGGGGAATCACTGTTTACCAGCTGGATGGCAGTGACCGGATCCGGGAAGTTATCCAGGCCGGGAGGTTTACTGCCAGGCCCGGAGAATGGATCCTGGAAAATCCGGTAATAATAAGGACCCATGAGTTCCAGAAACTGGAAAAGGACACTCATGAACTGGTCCTGAAAACAGACCTGTCCTCTTTTTCAGCCATGGCCTCCAGACTTCCCTATGAATCCCTGTCCATATTCACCCTGGGGGGAATCATCTCTGACCTCAGGGAGAGCGGTTCCAATGTTGAAAGGCTGGCCACGGCCTGGCACAGCAAGATAGCCTATGCCTTTGCCCTGGTGGTGATGACCATCCTGGCCCTGGCCCTGGCCACGCTGATACGGAATATCTATGCCCTGGTAACCCTCAGTCTGGTCATTGTGTTTTTGTATTACACGGTTTATGTGTTCGGGGTTAGTTACGCTGAAGAAGGGATCATTGCTCCTGTCTTGGGGGCGTGGCTGGCCAATATTGTTTTTGGAGTACTAGGGCTGGGCCAGATACTCTGGTCAGAACGGAACTGA
- the lptF gene encoding LPS export ABC transporter permease LptF: protein MKILHRQIIKEVGLIFAVTLSSMLSLIVIGRMIDLKDIFVGQNIAILDVFKAFVFLSPSFLGLVIPIACMLSIFLCFLRMASDRELTALQTSGISIKNLVLSPLIFSFAALVLTFYVSMDLVSKGADNFRAIAVDMIRQQTELSIQPGVFSRHIPGLAIFAQQTDLETGEMRNVFIHDETQADSPMTIVAPRGRIISESRQGEIFFILEKGRIYSLDQPELSVVSFGEYRVRLDLFGLLGDIRLRDKDPEEMSWSELSRAKAESDPQSGQYRLMVLEQHKRFALPVACLVLGFFAVPLGMSLQGIGRNWGLLLAILCFLAYYGLFTTGYSLGEMGRIPVIAALWAPNLIFAGLAMAGFYFFSQGRELNLTEIISKLTTKKNVHHT from the coding sequence ATGAAAATTCTCCACAGGCAGATAATCAAGGAAGTAGGGCTGATTTTCGCTGTAACCCTTTCTTCCATGCTGTCCCTTATTGTCATCGGCAGGATGATCGACCTCAAGGATATCTTTGTGGGTCAGAACATTGCCATCCTGGACGTATTCAAAGCCTTTGTTTTTCTCAGCCCGTCCTTTCTTGGCCTGGTCATTCCCATAGCCTGCATGCTGAGCATCTTCCTGTGCTTCCTGCGCATGGCCTCGGACCGGGAATTGACAGCCTTGCAGACCAGCGGGATTTCCATAAAAAACCTGGTCCTTTCCCCTCTGATCTTTTCTTTTGCCGCCCTGGTACTCACTTTTTATGTTTCCATGGATCTGGTTTCAAAGGGAGCTGACAATTTCAGGGCAATTGCTGTAGATATGATCCGGCAGCAGACTGAGTTGTCGATCCAGCCCGGGGTGTTCAGCCGCCATATTCCAGGACTGGCCATTTTTGCCCAGCAGACTGATCTGGAGACCGGTGAGATGAGAAACGTCTTTATTCATGATGAGACCCAGGCTGACAGTCCCATGACCATTGTGGCGCCCAGGGGAAGGATAATCTCCGAATCCAGGCAGGGTGAGATCTTTTTCATCCTGGAAAAAGGCCGGATTTACAGTCTGGACCAGCCGGAGCTGTCGGTGGTCTCCTTTGGAGAGTACCGGGTCAGGCTGGACCTGTTCGGACTGCTGGGTGACATCAGACTGAGGGACAAGGATCCTGAGGAGATGTCCTGGTCCGAGCTTAGCCGGGCAAAGGCCGAGAGCGATCCCCAAAGCGGCCAGTACCGGCTCATGGTCCTGGAGCAACACAAGAGGTTTGCCCTGCCTGTGGCCTGTCTGGTCCTGGGTTTCTTTGCCGTTCCTCTGGGCATGAGCCTGCAGGGAATAGGCAGAAACTGGGGTCTGCTTTTGGCCATCTTGTGCTTTCTGGCCTATTATGGTCTGTTCACAACCGGCTACAGTCTTGGGGAGATGGGACGGATCCCGGTCATTGCGGCATTGTGGGCTCCGAATCTGATTTTTGCGGGCCTGGCCATGGCCGGTTTTTATTTTTTCAGTCAGGGCAGGGAACTCAATCTGACTGAAATAATCTCCAAGTTAACCACCAAAAAGAATGTTCACCATACTTAA
- a CDS encoding B12-binding domain-containing radical SAM protein gives MRPRQPFITWKSSGRSDPLRVLGINPWIYDFAAFNVWSRPAGLLCCLDMFSRSGADTALADFMDRMVPGPHWPRAAATGRGHYPKTFLPKPWVLKNIPRQYSRYGLARDMSAQALSGLDPAPDLILVTSLMTYWYPGVGSAIKMARQIFPEAKICLGGIYATLCREHAEAMGADLVVSGPLERPDNWARVWSLAGRAAPALPDQAGLALDTSYYRDPEFSLIMGSRGCPFNCPYCASSRLYNGFRQADPARVIKGIRQDYERGVRDFAFYDDALLVNPEKMLYPVLDFIIESKYNLRLHAPNALHIRYLTPQICRLLKRAGLVTVRLGLETADFRQRQDHKLDFRQWRKGVANLLEAGFSRQDLVVYVMAGLPGQQDREIIKTVREVLSLGIRPELNHYSPIPGTPMFERAVEESTFPLDDPLCHNNSIWPCVAGGFSWEGKKRWQEAVQQVLQLKMTLLE, from the coding sequence ATGAGGCCAAGACAGCCGTTCATTACCTGGAAATCCTCAGGTAGGTCGGATCCTCTCCGGGTACTGGGCATCAACCCCTGGATATATGACTTTGCAGCCTTTAATGTCTGGTCCAGGCCGGCCGGGCTCCTCTGCTGCCTGGACATGTTTTCCAGATCAGGGGCGGATACGGCCCTTGCCGACTTCATGGACCGGATGGTTCCAGGCCCTCACTGGCCCCGTGCTGCAGCAACCGGTCGGGGGCATTATCCCAAAACTTTCCTGCCCAAACCCTGGGTATTAAAAAATATTCCAAGGCAATACAGCAGGTACGGTCTTGCCAGGGATATGTCTGCCCAGGCCTTGTCCGGCCTTGATCCGGCCCCGGATCTCATTCTTGTTACTTCTCTTATGACCTACTGGTATCCAGGGGTTGGTTCAGCCATAAAAATGGCCAGGCAGATTTTCCCAGAAGCAAAGATCTGCCTGGGGGGGATATATGCCACTTTGTGCCGTGAACATGCAGAGGCAATGGGTGCTGATCTGGTGGTGTCCGGTCCCCTTGAACGTCCAGACAACTGGGCAAGGGTCTGGTCCCTGGCTGGCCGGGCAGCCCCGGCTCTTCCGGATCAGGCTGGTCTGGCTCTGGATACGTCATATTACAGGGATCCGGAATTTTCATTAATCATGGGCTCCAGGGGCTGTCCTTTCAACTGTCCGTACTGCGCATCTTCCAGGCTTTACAATGGATTCAGACAGGCTGACCCGGCCAGGGTGATAAAAGGGATCAGGCAGGATTATGAACGCGGAGTCAGGGACTTCGCCTTTTATGATGATGCCCTTCTGGTCAATCCGGAAAAGATGCTTTATCCTGTGCTGGATTTTATTATTGAAAGCAAATACAATTTAAGGTTGCATGCGCCCAATGCCCTGCATATACGTTATCTTACGCCGCAGATCTGCAGACTCCTGAAGAGAGCCGGGCTGGTCACGGTCAGGCTTGGTCTTGAGACAGCTGATTTCAGACAGCGGCAGGACCATAAACTGGACTTCAGGCAGTGGCGGAAGGGAGTGGCCAATCTGCTGGAGGCCGGCTTTTCCCGGCAGGACCTGGTGGTGTATGTCATGGCCGGACTGCCGGGCCAACAGGACCGGGAAATAATAAAAACCGTCAGAGAGGTTTTGAGTCTTGGAATCAGGCCGGAACTCAACCATTACTCTCCCATTCCTGGTACGCCAATGTTTGAGCGGGCGGTTGAGGAGTCGACTTTTCCCCTGGATGACCCGTTATGCCATAACAACTCCATCTGGCCATGCGTTGCTGGAGGTTTTTCCTGGGAGGGGAAGAAGCGCTGGCAGGAAGCTGTTCAGCAGGTATTGCAACTGAAAATGACCTTGCTCGAGTAA
- a CDS encoding tetratricopeptide repeat protein, with amino-acid sequence MVLDSFSDNRVCEMIRSLLLLCLILVLAGCAYGTARDTGVSREQISIRLELAERYLIDSEPRMALEQLRIVQDLAPDDPRLYFSLGLTHTVLDDLDKAAQAYERAVAIAPDFGEAWNNLGQVQQARGEFGAARSAFEQALDLEEYMTPEFAAYNLASLYAMQGKLDQALAWSRLGMEKNRRYTPLYEQTADFLQRTGRHQEALETLQAGVSVRPDSSRLRLRLAEALLSLGRDQDAKNAFAQIIEQDPRSHEAKTAVHYLEILR; translated from the coding sequence ATGGTACTGGACAGTTTTTCCGACAACCGGGTATGTGAGATGATCAGATCGCTGCTACTGCTTTGTCTTATCCTGGTCCTGGCCGGATGTGCCTACGGCACAGCCAGGGATACTGGAGTTTCCAGGGAGCAGATCTCCATCCGTCTGGAACTGGCTGAAAGGTACCTTATTGACTCCGAACCCAGGATGGCCCTGGAGCAGCTAAGAATTGTCCAGGATCTGGCTCCTGATGATCCCCGGCTTTATTTCAGTCTGGGGCTGACCCATACAGTCCTGGATGATCTGGACAAGGCGGCCCAGGCTTATGAAAGGGCGGTGGCCATTGCTCCGGACTTTGGCGAGGCCTGGAATAACCTGGGGCAGGTCCAGCAAGCCAGGGGAGAATTCGGGGCTGCCAGATCAGCCTTTGAACAGGCCCTGGATCTGGAAGAGTATATGACTCCTGAGTTTGCTGCTTACAATCTTGCATCACTCTATGCCATGCAGGGCAAGCTGGATCAGGCTCTGGCCTGGTCCAGGCTGGGAATGGAAAAGAACCGGCGCTATACCCCCCTTTATGAACAGACTGCTGATTTTTTGCAGAGAACCGGCCGACATCAGGAAGCACTTGAGACACTCCAGGCCGGAGTATCAGTCAGACCAGACAGTTCCCGGCTGCGACTCAGGCTGGCCGAAGCACTTCTGAGTCTTGGCAGGGACCAGGATGCAAAAAATGCCTTTGCCCAGATAATTGAACAGGACCCCAGATCCCATGAGGCCAAGACAGCCGTTCATTACCTGGAAATCCTCAGGTAG
- the hisG gene encoding ATP phosphoribosyltransferase, which yields MNNNVLKLGIPKGSLQEATMRLFARAGWKIKPHHRNYFPEVNDSELVCSLCRAQEISRYVENGTMDAGLTGKDWIMENESDVVVVSDLIYSKVSNRPARWVLAVAGDSPFKRPEDLAGKKIATELRNFTHNYFQNAGIPVEVEFSWGATEAKVVEGLADAIVEVTETGTTIKAHGLRIIADLLQTNTQFIANKQAWDDPWKRKKIQTINTLLHGALRADRLVGLKMNVPQERMDAIMDLLPSMTAPTVANLYNTDWLSVEIVVEEDQVRDLVPLLQARGAEAIIEYSLNKVI from the coding sequence GAAGCCACCATGCGCCTGTTTGCAAGGGCCGGCTGGAAGATCAAGCCCCATCACCGGAATTACTTTCCCGAGGTCAACGATTCAGAACTGGTCTGTTCCCTCTGCCGGGCCCAGGAAATATCCAGGTACGTGGAGAATGGCACCATGGACGCTGGTCTGACCGGCAAGGACTGGATCATGGAGAACGAGTCCGACGTGGTGGTGGTTTCAGACCTGATTTACTCCAAAGTCAGCAACCGCCCGGCCAGATGGGTCCTGGCCGTGGCCGGGGACTCCCCTTTTAAGCGACCCGAAGACCTGGCTGGAAAGAAAATCGCTACGGAACTCAGAAACTTCACTCATAATTACTTTCAGAATGCCGGCATCCCGGTGGAAGTGGAATTTTCCTGGGGTGCCACAGAGGCCAAGGTGGTGGAAGGACTGGCTGATGCCATTGTGGAGGTGACGGAAACCGGTACAACCATCAAGGCCCACGGGCTGAGAATCATTGCTGATCTTCTTCAGACCAACACCCAGTTCATCGCCAACAAGCAGGCCTGGGATGATCCCTGGAAAAGAAAAAAGATTCAGACCATCAATACCCTGCTCCACGGAGCCCTCAGGGCGGACAGGCTGGTGGGTCTCAAGATGAACGTGCCCCAGGAACGGATGGATGCGATCATGGATCTTTTGCCCAGCATGACCGCTCCCACAGTGGCCAACCTCTACAACACTGACTGGCTTTCGGTTGAGATAGTGGTGGAGGAAGATCAGGTCAGGGATCTGGTACCCCTGCTTCAGGCCAGAGGGGCCGAGGCCATTATCGAGTATTCTCTGAATAAGGTCATATAA